TCATGGAGTCAAAGGATATTTCATATCGATGCTGGTCCTTACCACCGGAATGATCGGCGTATTTTGCTCGCTCGATTTGTTTTTGTTTTACATTTTCTGGGAAGTCATGCTTGTGCCGATGTATTTCATCATCGGTGTCTGGGGCGGCCCGCGGCGAATCTATGCCGCAATCAAATTTGTTTTGTTTACTATGTTTGGCTCGCTATTAATGCTTGTGGCCATTCTCTATGTTTATTTTGCATATCAGGCAACATCAGGCGAATATACCTTTGACATCCTCAAGCTTACCGCGATTTCACTACCGATTCAACCCCAACTGTGGCTGTTCGGCGCATTCGCATTGGCGTTTGCGGTCAAAGTCCCTCTCTGGCCCTTTCATACTTGGCTGCCCGATGCCCATGTTCAGGCCCCGACCGCCGGTTCTGTAATCCTGGCGGGAGTCATGCTCAAAATGGGCACTTACGGCTTTCTGCGAATTTGTATGCCGATGCTTCCCGAAGCCACAGCCGCATATTTGCCTTATATCTGTGTACTTTCTGTGATAGCAATTATCTATGGCGCCTTGGTCTCGATGGTCCAACGGGATATAAAGTCTCTTGTCGCCTTTTCATCGGTGTCGCACATGGGCTTCATTATGCTTGGGATGTTTGTAGTCAATGAGCAGGGGATGCAGGGAGCGGTGTTGCAAATGCTCAACCACGGCATCTCAACAGGTGCGCTCTTTTTGCTTGTCGGAATGTTATATGAGCGTCGTCATACAAGAATTATCGAAGATTTTGGCGGCATTGCCAACACCATGCCGGCCTTTGCGACTTTCTTCATGATAGTGATGCTGTCCTCAATAGGTCTGCCCTTAACAAATGGCTTTGTCGGCGAATTTCTTATTCTGCTTGGCGCTTTCAAAGCCCACGCAACCTATGCGGTGATTGCCGCTAGCGGTGTGATTTTGGCCGCCTGTTATATGTTATGGATGTACCAGCGGGTTATATTTGGCAAAGTTACGAGACCTGAAAATCAGCACCTGAAAGATCTCAGTCCGCGCGAAAAGCTAATTCTTGTTCCGCTTGTCGCGCTGATATTCTGGATAGGGATTTATCCAAAACCGTTCTTTGACAGGATTGAACCTGCCGTTCGAAGCACATTAGGTCAAATTACCAGAAGCGGGCCATTGGCCCAAAAGAGCGGACAATTTATTCCTGTTGACGCAAAAAAAATGGCCGAGTCAACGGAACCAGCAGTAATACGAGAGGAGACAAAATGAGTGAACTGACATTGTATGTAAAAGATGGCTGTCCCTATTGCGCAGCTGCAAAGAAGCACTACACTGAAGCGGGGAAAACATTCACGGAAGTGAATGTGCCGAAGACACCGGGAGCGAAAGAGAAATTGCTCGAGCTCACCGGAGGCAAAAGTAT
This region of Candidatus Zixiibacteriota bacterium genomic DNA includes:
- a CDS encoding NADH-quinone oxidoreductase subunit M is translated as MDPLTAVIFLPLVGALLLMLVPSHQHNTIKSVSLFVAFATMALSFWIYGLFDPVASGMQFHIDREWVSSLGIHYKLGIDGISLLLVLLTTILTVLCILASWNSVTHGVKGYFISMLVLTTGMIGVFCSLDLFLFYIFWEVMLVPMYFIIGVWGGPRRIYAAIKFVLFTMFGSLLMLVAILYVYFAYQATSGEYTFDILKLTAISLPIQPQLWLFGAFALAFAVKVPLWPFHTWLPDAHVQAPTAGSVILAGVMLKMGTYGFLRICMPMLPEATAAYLPYICVLSVIAIIYGALVSMVQRDIKSLVAFSSVSHMGFIMLGMFVVNEQGMQGAVLQMLNHGISTGALFLLVGMLYERRHTRIIEDFGGIANTMPAFATFFMIVMLSSIGLPLTNGFVGEFLILLGAFKAHATYAVIAASGVILAACYMLWMYQRVIFGKVTRPENQHLKDLSPREKLILVPLVALIFWIGIYPKPFFDRIEPAVRSTLGQITRSGPLAQKSGQFIPVDAKKMAESTEPAVIREETK
- a CDS encoding glutaredoxin family protein, with amino-acid sequence MSELTLYVKDGCPYCAAAKKHYTEAGKTFTEVNVPKTPGAKEKLLELTGGKSIVPVIVGDGEIKLGFGGG